Proteins encoded together in one Amphritea japonica ATCC BAA-1530 window:
- the maiA gene encoding maleylacetoacetate isomerase gives MILYDYFRSSAAYRVRIALNLKKIAYTRVPVDLLQSEQRGRDYLLKNPQGLVPLLDDEGQLIQQSIAICEYLDEKVPEPSIIPADINERAIMRSIVGMIASDIHPVNNLRVLNYLSDDVGITVTQRNTWYRHWMLVGLESLEAFLGASDKTGDFCIGEQPTVADICLIPQLYNAQRFNIETDQLKVVNRIATNCKNISAFANAHPDQSM, from the coding sequence ATGATTCTATATGATTATTTTCGCTCATCTGCCGCTTACAGAGTTCGGATTGCTCTGAACCTAAAGAAAATTGCGTATACCCGGGTTCCCGTTGATCTGTTGCAAAGCGAACAGCGGGGCAGGGACTATTTGCTGAAAAATCCTCAGGGTTTAGTCCCTCTTCTTGACGATGAGGGGCAACTGATTCAGCAGTCAATCGCAATCTGCGAATACCTCGATGAAAAGGTTCCCGAGCCATCAATTATTCCTGCAGATATCAACGAGCGAGCGATAATGCGCTCAATTGTGGGAATGATCGCATCCGATATCCATCCGGTTAATAATCTCAGAGTGTTGAACTACCTGTCGGATGACGTTGGGATTACTGTGACGCAGCGAAACACATGGTATAGACATTGGATGTTAGTAGGGCTGGAATCACTGGAGGCGTTTCTCGGAGCTTCTGATAAGACTGGTGATTTCTGCATTGGAGAGCAGCCGACTGTAGCTGATATCTGCCTTATTCCTCAGTTATATAATGCGCAACGATTTAATATTGAAACAGATCAGCTGAAAGTTGTTAATAGAATAGCAACCAATTGTAAAAATATTTCAGCATTTGCCAACGCTCATCCGGATCAGAGCATGTAA
- a CDS encoding EAL domain-containing protein codes for MISSIPTNTTQLLVRHIAQTDLITGNPDTPAKSLIETMATKRIGCIVICENQCPVGIVTRRDLIKLWQDENQTAPATQFMTSPVLTISENESVDKAGLRFIADDVRHLVVTTSSGEACGIISETDVVNSHSMEHDLFLRSVMDIADLSPESINGNETVLSALQRLKESGRSALFINLNNQICGIFTERDAVNLLANSQQNDSIIELCSNTLVTIEQDLSLYNARKVFHEHQFQHLATTDNQGEITGLISYSDILNSVEHDYVYRLRELLYERDVALEQSQHNLRLADKVIEASMEAIVICDRNAKILRVNPSFTEITGYCSNEVLGKNPNILSSGRHNNEFYEQMWQSLLKKGVWQGEVWNKRKDGSVYPEWLSITAISDENGEITQYASIFSDLTEVKKSEARIKRLAYFDELTKLPNRKLFNDRLQLSLGYAREHEHRVAVAYIDVDFFQQINDLHGHEIGDKVLKEIGRRVEAQLDDGDTVARFGGDEFNLILTDVDNNPHISEFLNRLLNTISQPILIDNTELKATVSIGVSFFPTDATDAETLLKCADSAVHLAKDSGRNSLRFFSLEQHKLIHSRYQLGSDLQAAISNGEFQLYYQPKIDLNNGQSTACEALIRWLHPQLGYVSPAEFIPLAEDMGLITRIGQFVIEEACLQIAEWCKQGLETTVAINISAKQFLHADIASQILTILDHYNIPAQLLSIELTESCFLHCLEETQRGIDTLRSNGIQVAIDDFGTGYSSLSYLRNIALDILKIDRSFLVDIEKSEVDCSIVSSIIEMSHVLGLKVVAEGIESQGQLEILKSMGCDQMQGFLLARPMPAEAFSHWYLHQPDTE; via the coding sequence TTGATTTCCAGTATCCCCACAAACACAACTCAGCTCCTTGTCAGGCATATTGCTCAAACGGACCTGATCACTGGCAATCCTGATACCCCAGCTAAGTCGCTGATAGAAACAATGGCGACAAAGCGTATCGGCTGTATTGTGATTTGTGAAAACCAATGCCCTGTTGGCATAGTTACCCGTCGTGACCTGATAAAGTTATGGCAGGATGAAAATCAAACCGCGCCAGCAACGCAGTTTATGACTTCACCAGTCCTGACCATTTCAGAAAATGAATCAGTCGACAAAGCAGGGCTTCGATTTATAGCGGACGATGTACGTCATCTGGTGGTTACCACTTCATCGGGTGAAGCTTGCGGTATCATCTCCGAGACTGATGTCGTTAACAGTCACAGTATGGAGCATGATCTTTTCCTCCGTTCGGTGATGGATATTGCAGATCTGTCGCCTGAAAGCATCAACGGCAATGAGACCGTTCTTTCTGCGCTTCAACGTTTAAAAGAATCAGGACGCTCGGCATTATTTATCAATCTGAATAATCAAATCTGTGGCATCTTCACAGAACGGGATGCCGTTAATTTACTTGCCAACAGCCAACAGAACGATTCAATCATTGAGCTATGCAGCAACACTCTGGTCACTATAGAGCAAGATCTGAGCTTATATAACGCGCGTAAAGTGTTCCATGAACACCAGTTTCAACATTTAGCTACGACGGATAATCAAGGAGAGATTACCGGTCTTATTTCATACTCTGATATTCTCAACAGCGTCGAGCATGATTATGTCTATCGCCTGCGCGAACTTTTATACGAGCGAGATGTAGCGCTAGAGCAGTCACAACATAATCTGCGTCTGGCTGATAAAGTTATAGAAGCGTCGATGGAAGCGATTGTTATCTGTGATCGCAACGCAAAAATCCTGCGGGTTAATCCCTCTTTTACAGAGATCACAGGCTATTGTAGCAATGAGGTACTGGGTAAGAACCCAAACATCCTCAGCTCCGGGCGTCACAATAATGAATTCTATGAGCAGATGTGGCAAAGCCTGCTTAAAAAAGGGGTCTGGCAAGGAGAAGTCTGGAATAAGCGCAAAGATGGCTCTGTCTACCCTGAATGGCTCAGTATTACCGCCATCTCCGATGAAAATGGCGAAATCACTCAATACGCATCAATTTTTTCTGATCTGACAGAAGTCAAAAAGTCTGAGGCACGAATAAAGCGCCTCGCCTATTTCGATGAGCTGACCAAATTACCTAACCGCAAGCTGTTTAACGATCGCCTGCAGCTATCTTTAGGCTATGCCCGGGAGCACGAACACCGTGTCGCAGTCGCCTATATTGACGTCGATTTTTTCCAACAGATAAATGATTTGCATGGCCATGAAATCGGCGACAAAGTTCTCAAAGAGATAGGACGACGAGTCGAAGCACAGCTTGATGATGGCGATACCGTTGCCCGGTTCGGAGGGGATGAGTTTAACCTCATCCTGACCGATGTCGATAACAACCCTCACATCAGTGAATTTCTGAATCGGCTACTGAATACAATCAGTCAGCCTATTCTGATTGATAATACCGAGTTAAAAGCCACCGTTAGCATCGGGGTCAGCTTTTTCCCGACCGATGCAACCGATGCAGAGACGCTGCTTAAATGTGCCGACTCAGCGGTACATCTGGCTAAAGATTCCGGTCGCAATAGCTTACGGTTTTTCTCTTTAGAACAGCACAAGCTAATTCATTCGCGTTATCAGCTAGGCAGTGACCTGCAAGCCGCAATCAGTAACGGTGAATTCCAACTGTACTACCAGCCTAAAATTGATCTGAATAATGGTCAGTCAACTGCCTGTGAAGCATTGATAAGATGGTTACACCCTCAACTAGGCTATGTATCTCCCGCTGAATTTATCCCTCTGGCAGAAGATATGGGTCTGATTACGCGTATCGGCCAGTTCGTCATTGAAGAAGCCTGTCTGCAAATCGCCGAATGGTGTAAGCAGGGCTTGGAAACAACCGTGGCAATCAATATCTCTGCCAAGCAGTTTTTACACGCTGATATCGCTTCTCAAATTTTAACAATATTGGACCACTACAATATCCCTGCTCAGTTGCTTTCTATTGAATTGACCGAATCCTGCTTCCTGCATTGCCTGGAAGAAACTCAACGAGGTATAGATACTTTACGGAGTAACGGCATCCAGGTGGCAATTGACGATTTCGGAACCGGCTACTCAAGCCTTAGTTATCTTCGTAACATTGCGCTAGATATCCTCAAAATTGACCGGAGCTTTCTGGTAGATATTGAGAAATCTGAGGTGGATTGTTCAATCGTCTCATCTATCATCGAAATGAGTCACGTCCTTGGCCTTAAAGTTGTTGCTGAGGGTATTGAGTCACAAGGACAACTGGAGATACTTAAATCAATGGGGTGCGATCAGATGCAGGGTTTCCTTCTCGCCCGGCCAATGCCCGCAGAAGCATTTTCACACTGGTATTTGCACCAACCGGATACTGAGTAA
- a CDS encoding TRAP transporter substrate-binding protein produces MNLKKALAIGIFMGVAGQATAETTLRVASWLPPTHPQNAVVWPTWSKWVEEATEGRVKVAVEYGMGHPKTMFEIVEDGVADASFSYHGYVPGRFKLTQVVEQPLLGVNAEAASVAHWKIHQKYFTQANEHEGLEVIGLFTHGPGQIHLADPVSSLADLKGKKIRLGGGIQGEIGHRMGVTAVGAPAPKVYEMMQQGVIDGVFIPMGEQKSLRLKEVAKNVIALPGGMYLGSFSMFMNPDFLADLDPKDREAILNVSGEKLSAMAGKAWDAGDAEGLAAAQEAGVNITMVKDGDALSTEFANLAKGMDENFYAAAADRKVDGKAALSELREIARSYK; encoded by the coding sequence ATGAATTTAAAGAAAGCGCTTGCGATCGGTATATTCATGGGTGTTGCAGGCCAGGCAACGGCAGAAACAACTCTGCGTGTAGCAAGCTGGTTACCACCAACCCACCCACAAAACGCTGTTGTATGGCCAACCTGGTCTAAATGGGTTGAAGAAGCGACCGAAGGCCGGGTTAAAGTTGCCGTTGAATACGGTATGGGCCACCCAAAAACCATGTTCGAAATAGTCGAAGATGGCGTTGCTGACGCATCTTTCTCTTACCACGGTTACGTACCAGGCCGCTTCAAACTGACTCAGGTAGTCGAGCAGCCTCTGCTGGGTGTTAATGCCGAAGCAGCATCCGTGGCTCACTGGAAAATCCACCAAAAATACTTCACTCAGGCAAATGAGCATGAAGGCCTTGAAGTAATTGGTCTGTTCACACACGGACCAGGCCAGATCCACCTGGCTGATCCTGTCAGCTCTCTTGCTGATCTGAAAGGCAAAAAGATTCGTCTTGGCGGCGGTATTCAAGGTGAAATCGGACACCGCATGGGCGTTACTGCTGTAGGCGCTCCAGCACCGAAAGTATATGAGATGATGCAACAAGGTGTTATCGACGGCGTTTTCATTCCGATGGGCGAGCAGAAATCTCTGCGTCTTAAAGAAGTTGCTAAAAACGTTATCGCCTTACCAGGCGGCATGTACCTGGGTAGTTTCTCAATGTTCATGAACCCTGACTTCCTTGCAGACCTGGATCCTAAAGATCGCGAGGCGATTCTGAATGTATCAGGCGAGAAGCTTTCCGCTATGGCAGGTAAAGCATGGGATGCAGGCGATGCTGAAGGTCTGGCCGCAGCTCAGGAAGCTGGCGTAAACATTACCATGGTTAAAGATGGCGACGCTCTTTCTACAGAGTTCGCAAATCTGGCCAAGGGCATGGATGAAAACTTCTACGCAGCAGCAGCTGATCGTAAAGTTGATGGCAAAGCAGCGCTTAGCGAGTTGCGCGAAATAGCGCGTAGCTATAAGTAA
- the fahA gene encoding fumarylacetoacetase produces the protein MTALNETHSPDLISWVDTANAPGTDFPIQNLPFAIFRRQESSEFFRGGVAIGDQIVDLLKAKETDLFGGLALSGIEACGGDSLNAFMALGKECWSALRLRLSQLLRNDISEEVKQLLAECLVPQDQVEFSLPCSIGDYTDFYTSIHHATTVGSLFRPDNPLLPNYKWVPIGYHGRASSIVVSGNDFARPSGQTKSADVEAPALGPCKRLDYELELGVYMGVGNDLGTPIDLDSAEDHAFGVSLLNDWSARDIQAWEYQPLGPFLSKNFISSVSPWIVTMEALAPFRANWTRDAEDPQPLAYLDSDSLRDAGAIDIKLEVYLETEQMREASSPAVQLAESNFIQSYWTLSQMIAHHTVTGCNLRTGDFLGTGTQSGASEGETGSMLELSSGGKKSFSLPNGEQRTFLADGDKVILKGWCSNSSARRIGFGEVSGTVIP, from the coding sequence ATGACTGCACTTAATGAAACTCACAGTCCGGATTTAATAAGCTGGGTAGACACGGCAAATGCGCCCGGAACTGACTTTCCTATTCAAAACCTCCCTTTTGCTATCTTTCGCAGGCAGGAAAGTTCTGAGTTTTTCAGAGGCGGTGTGGCGATTGGAGATCAGATCGTTGACCTGCTTAAGGCTAAGGAAACTGATTTGTTCGGGGGGCTGGCGCTCTCGGGTATCGAGGCTTGTGGCGGAGATTCTCTGAATGCGTTTATGGCACTGGGGAAAGAGTGCTGGTCGGCCTTGCGATTAAGGTTATCTCAGTTGTTGCGGAACGATATCTCAGAAGAGGTTAAACAGCTGCTAGCTGAATGTTTAGTCCCTCAGGACCAGGTTGAGTTTTCCCTCCCATGCAGCATTGGTGACTACACTGATTTTTATACATCGATACACCATGCTACAACAGTAGGCTCACTGTTCAGGCCTGATAACCCGTTGTTACCAAATTATAAGTGGGTACCTATTGGCTATCATGGCAGGGCCTCGTCAATTGTTGTTTCAGGTAATGATTTCGCCAGACCCTCAGGCCAAACAAAATCAGCTGATGTGGAAGCTCCAGCGTTAGGCCCTTGTAAACGCTTAGATTATGAGCTTGAACTGGGTGTCTATATGGGTGTTGGCAATGACCTAGGGACTCCGATCGACTTAGACAGTGCAGAAGATCACGCTTTTGGTGTGAGTCTGTTGAATGACTGGTCAGCCAGAGATATTCAGGCGTGGGAGTACCAGCCGCTTGGGCCTTTTTTATCTAAAAACTTTATCTCATCGGTCTCTCCATGGATCGTAACCATGGAAGCTTTGGCGCCATTTAGAGCAAACTGGACAAGGGACGCTGAAGATCCACAGCCCCTTGCTTATCTGGATTCTGACTCTCTGAGAGATGCGGGAGCGATAGATATTAAATTAGAAGTTTATCTGGAAACAGAACAAATGCGTGAAGCATCTTCTCCAGCTGTACAGCTTGCCGAATCGAATTTCATTCAATCTTACTGGACCCTCTCCCAGATGATCGCTCACCACACGGTTACTGGCTGTAATCTGAGAACAGGTGATTTCCTGGGTACGGGGACTCAATCAGGTGCGAGCGAAGGGGAGACCGGTTCTATGTTAGAACTAAGTTCAGGCGGGAAAAAGTCTTTCTCTTTACCTAATGGTGAACAGCGGACCTTCCTGGCAGATGGGGATAAAGTCATTCTTAAAGGCTGGTGCAGCAATAGTAGTGCTCGCAGGATAGGTTTTGGTGAGGTGTCTGGAACCGTTATTCCTTAA
- a CDS encoding VOC family protein, translating to MINIKQIHHVAYRCNDAKETVEFYKHYLNMDFLVAIAEDKVPSTKEPDPYMHLFLDAGNGNILAFFELPNSPGMSRDLNTPEWVQHIAFEVEGRDALLAAKEELESKGLDVLGVTNHGIIHSIYFFDPNGHRLELTYRSGTPEQMKQLAEVAPLMLEEWDQTKKAPKHAAWLHDEEFS from the coding sequence ATGATAAACATTAAGCAGATTCATCATGTCGCATACCGTTGCAACGATGCAAAAGAAACTGTTGAATTTTATAAGCACTATCTGAATATGGATTTTTTAGTAGCCATTGCTGAAGACAAAGTTCCATCGACGAAAGAGCCAGACCCTTATATGCATCTGTTTTTAGATGCAGGAAATGGCAATATTCTGGCTTTCTTTGAGCTACCTAACTCTCCCGGAATGAGTCGGGACCTTAATACTCCGGAGTGGGTTCAGCACATCGCTTTTGAAGTGGAAGGTCGTGATGCTTTACTCGCTGCAAAAGAGGAGCTTGAATCGAAAGGGCTTGATGTTTTAGGCGTCACAAACCACGGAATCATACATTCAATCTATTTCTTTGATCCGAATGGTCATCGATTGGAATTGACCTATCGTTCCGGGACGCCAGAACAGATGAAACAGTTGGCAGAGGTTGCTCCATTGATGCTAGAGGAATGGGATCAGACCAAGAAAGCGCCTAAGCATGCGGCCTGGTTGCATGACGAAGAGTTCTCATAA
- a CDS encoding DUF2878 domain-containing protein, with translation MNYFIRSGYSQHFWFNLGAFQLCWWCAILLTDSSLVILAVLLILHLLLHSHPVHETAVVLSCGLTGFAVDVLLTATGIFHFGISAFPPLWLLFLWFCFSATLRQSMRFFHGRWALATICGGVSGGLTYVAAANFGAVGFGFPFFQAFLLLVLVWMVLFPLLLWLSDQRFTEQFSDAT, from the coding sequence ATGAACTATTTTATTCGATCAGGCTATTCACAACACTTCTGGTTCAATCTGGGCGCCTTTCAGCTGTGCTGGTGGTGCGCCATCCTTTTGACCGATTCAAGCCTGGTGATACTAGCGGTTTTGCTAATATTACATCTTTTGTTACATAGCCATCCCGTCCATGAAACAGCGGTGGTATTGAGTTGCGGGTTAACAGGCTTTGCTGTTGATGTGTTATTGACTGCTACCGGTATTTTTCATTTCGGTATTTCTGCGTTTCCGCCTCTCTGGTTATTGTTTCTATGGTTCTGCTTTAGCGCCACGCTGCGACAAAGTATGCGCTTTTTCCATGGGCGATGGGCCCTTGCTACGATCTGCGGAGGTGTATCCGGCGGTCTGACTTATGTTGCTGCGGCTAACTTTGGCGCAGTAGGCTTTGGTTTTCCTTTTTTTCAAGCCTTTCTTCTTCTGGTGCTGGTGTGGATGGTACTTTTCCCGCTACTGCTTTGGTTAAGTGATCAGCGATTTACGGAGCAGTTTTCTGATGCGACTTAA
- the paaX gene encoding phenylacetic acid degradation operon negative regulatory protein PaaX translates to MSAFPALETLIDNFRSRRPFRAGSLIITLYGDAIATRGGTVWLGSLIKLLEPLGLNQRLVRTSVFRLSKENWLAAEQVGRRSYYSLTGPGIRRFREAFKRVYAEHNPEWDGRWLMAVLNQLSQDDRHKLRQELEWHGFGTLAPTVLLHPQMRKPEFQGLLQEFEFHNDVIIFEDLGEGSIASRALRLQTRESWNLPKLSESYQNFLDKFRPIWNHLKEKNSPSPEQCFQIRLLLIHEYRRIILRDPELPEELLPGDWAGSAARQLCYNIYQRTWQGAEQHMDDILETAEGPLPPPNSKFYQRYGGLKSL, encoded by the coding sequence ATGTCCGCCTTCCCAGCCCTTGAAACACTGATTGACAACTTTCGAAGCCGCCGACCTTTTCGCGCAGGTTCGTTAATCATTACCCTGTATGGAGACGCAATTGCTACTCGCGGGGGTACCGTCTGGCTTGGAAGCCTAATCAAACTTTTAGAACCACTTGGGCTTAATCAACGCCTGGTTCGCACCTCGGTATTCCGGCTATCTAAAGAAAACTGGCTGGCGGCTGAGCAGGTTGGTCGCAGAAGTTACTATAGCCTGACAGGCCCCGGTATTCGGCGCTTCAGAGAAGCCTTTAAGAGGGTATATGCTGAACACAACCCTGAGTGGGATGGCCGCTGGCTGATGGCGGTACTTAATCAGCTAAGCCAGGATGATCGCCATAAATTGCGACAGGAACTCGAATGGCATGGCTTTGGCACCTTAGCACCTACCGTGCTGCTACATCCACAGATGAGAAAACCAGAATTCCAGGGGCTTCTACAAGAATTTGAATTTCACAATGATGTCATCATATTCGAAGATTTAGGTGAAGGTTCGATCGCTAGTCGCGCCCTCCGTTTACAAACACGCGAGTCATGGAATTTGCCAAAACTTTCTGAAAGCTATCAGAACTTTCTGGATAAATTCAGACCGATCTGGAACCATCTAAAAGAGAAAAACAGCCCTTCACCCGAGCAATGCTTTCAAATTCGCTTATTACTGATTCATGAGTATCGAAGAATAATTCTTCGAGATCCGGAACTACCTGAAGAGTTACTGCCAGGAGACTGGGCCGGCAGTGCTGCCCGACAACTTTGTTACAACATCTATCAACGTACCTGGCAGGGCGCTGAACAGCACATGGATGACATTCTGGAAACAGCAGAAGGCCCTCTTCCTCCACCCAATAGTAAATTTTACCAACGTTATGGTGGGCTCAAAAGCTTATAG
- a CDS encoding chalcone isomerase family protein: protein MRLNLLFFVLMIFAAGALHAKPEHLPVTMKTVGQAELKLLWFSLYTATLASPEGRFISVSGPLLLTLKYKRKISRQNLLDETEKQWDRAGIDVDSYAPWLLRLKEIWPDISQGDSLAFFQTAEGEGRFYYNQQHIGTLSDRKFSKAFLNIWLSDNSYFPQLTKALTGRTGD from the coding sequence ATGCGACTTAATCTTTTATTTTTCGTTCTAATGATATTCGCGGCTGGGGCTCTTCATGCGAAGCCTGAGCATCTGCCGGTCACGATGAAAACTGTTGGACAAGCGGAGTTGAAGTTACTTTGGTTTAGCCTTTATACCGCAACACTGGCTAGCCCCGAAGGTCGCTTTATATCGGTTTCTGGGCCTTTGCTGTTGACTCTGAAGTATAAGCGCAAGATCAGCAGACAGAATCTCCTTGATGAGACAGAGAAGCAGTGGGACAGGGCAGGTATTGACGTTGATAGTTATGCTCCCTGGTTGCTAAGGCTAAAGGAAATCTGGCCAGACATCAGTCAAGGAGACTCTTTGGCCTTTTTTCAGACAGCGGAGGGGGAGGGACGCTTTTATTATAACCAGCAGCATATTGGCACCTTATCGGATAGAAAGTTTAGCAAGGCGTTTCTTAATATCTGGTTATCGGATAACAGTTATTTTCCCCAGCTCACCAAAGCCCTAACCGGAAGAACCGGAGATTAA
- a CDS encoding LysR family transcriptional regulator, which produces MSNFDDIFSFSKVAELNSYTKAAKQLNIPKATLSRRMKNLEERMGVKLINRDTRKLSLTEAGIHLYKSSSSPLAQLREIENEASNFQTKPAGDLKITLPVDVSIRLLNDIISDFVMLHPQINLEIFFTNEVVDIINEGFDLAIRGGAPKDSNLISKKILSSKLHFCCSRTYFEEHQPLSHPNQISSQNFVTFDSPTSEHIKITRDHEEIILHTRNSLSVNSLDMVLQCALKGYGIAMLPTSVCYDALKSGTLIPLFEDWSRPAIALYALYPNRVKTNKLQLFIEYVERRLSDIELKFKTFE; this is translated from the coding sequence ATGAGCAATTTCGATGATATTTTCAGCTTTAGTAAAGTTGCCGAATTAAACAGTTATACCAAAGCGGCCAAGCAATTAAACATTCCTAAAGCGACCCTGAGCAGAAGAATGAAAAACCTTGAAGAGCGCATGGGAGTTAAGCTAATTAACCGGGATACCCGAAAGCTGAGCCTTACCGAAGCAGGCATACACCTCTATAAAAGCAGCTCCTCCCCTCTGGCACAGCTCAGAGAGATCGAGAATGAAGCCTCCAATTTTCAGACAAAGCCTGCCGGCGATCTGAAAATAACACTGCCTGTAGATGTCTCGATCCGATTACTAAACGATATCATCTCTGATTTTGTCATGTTGCACCCGCAAATTAACCTGGAAATATTCTTTACTAATGAGGTGGTCGATATTATTAACGAAGGGTTTGATTTGGCAATAAGAGGAGGTGCCCCTAAAGACTCAAATCTGATAAGCAAGAAAATACTGTCAAGCAAACTACACTTTTGCTGCTCACGAACTTACTTTGAAGAACATCAACCGCTATCCCATCCCAACCAGATTAGCAGCCAGAACTTTGTAACCTTTGACTCTCCGACTAGTGAACATATCAAGATTACCCGAGATCACGAAGAAATCATCCTTCACACACGTAATAGCCTCAGCGTTAACAGTCTGGATATGGTGCTTCAGTGCGCACTGAAAGGTTATGGCATTGCGATGCTGCCAACTTCAGTTTGCTACGATGCATTAAAGTCAGGCACATTAATACCACTATTCGAAGACTGGAGCAGACCCGCCATAGCGCTCTATGCCTTGTATCCGAACAGGGTAAAAACGAACAAACTTCAGCTATTCATAGAGTATGTAGAACGCAGGTTAAGCGATATTGAGCTGAAGTTTAAAACCTTTGAGTAG
- the paaY gene encoding phenylacetic acid degradation protein PaaY, whose amino-acid sequence MQVYSIDGVTPVVDSTAFVHPTAILIGDVIVGPRCYVGPGASLRGDFGRLVLEEGANVQDTCVLHGFPGTDTVVEKDGHVGHGAVLHGCRVGRNALIGMNAVIMDGAVIGEESIVAACAFVKAAFSCERRSMVVGTPAKVIRALSDKEVAWKSAGTATYQELTVRCLNTMESVEALTEVEADRPRLKVGEVKPKYQTDT is encoded by the coding sequence ATGCAGGTTTATAGTATTGATGGCGTGACACCGGTTGTAGATTCCACAGCTTTTGTTCACCCTACTGCGATATTAATTGGTGATGTGATAGTTGGGCCGCGGTGTTATGTTGGCCCGGGCGCATCGCTACGCGGAGATTTTGGTCGCTTAGTGCTTGAAGAGGGCGCTAATGTTCAAGATACCTGTGTGCTGCATGGTTTTCCGGGAACGGATACGGTTGTTGAGAAAGATGGACATGTCGGTCACGGTGCGGTGTTGCATGGTTGTCGTGTGGGGCGTAATGCTCTGATAGGCATGAATGCAGTGATTATGGATGGTGCTGTTATTGGTGAAGAGTCGATCGTGGCAGCTTGTGCCTTCGTTAAAGCCGCGTTTAGCTGCGAGCGACGCAGTATGGTGGTGGGAACGCCTGCAAAGGTTATAAGAGCGCTGAGTGATAAGGAGGTGGCCTGGAAAAGTGCAGGGACTGCAACTTATCAGGAGCTCACGGTGCGTTGCTTGAATACGATGGAATCGGTGGAAGCCCTGACAGAGGTAGAGGCTGATCGCCCGAGACTTAAGGTCGGTGAAGTTAAGCCTAAATACCAAACTGATACGTAG